In the Peptoclostridium acidaminophilum DSM 3953 genome, one interval contains:
- a CDS encoding carbon-nitrogen hydrolase family protein, giving the protein MKIAICQMNVTEGKELNIKTAERMLREAASNGADMAVLPEMFNCPYDNKYFPEYAESYPGTTTDFLSSIASDLGIYIVGGSIPEKDGESIYNTSYIFGRKGELLGRHRKIHLFDIDVKGKITFKESDVLGRGEDITVFETEFGNVGVAICYDMRFPELIRLMAVEGGAKVVVIPAAFNMTTGPAHWELTARARALDNQVYFVAASPARSMESSYTAYGHSMVTTPWGEVAAEADEKECILYSQIDTDFVDKVRSELPLLAHRRTDLYAIHDKKTGGEY; this is encoded by the coding sequence ATGAAAATAGCAATATGCCAGATGAACGTAACGGAAGGCAAGGAACTCAACATAAAAACCGCCGAGCGCATGCTGCGAGAAGCGGCCTCAAACGGAGCCGACATGGCGGTGCTGCCGGAGATGTTCAACTGTCCCTACGACAACAAATATTTTCCGGAATACGCGGAAAGCTATCCTGGAACTACAACAGACTTCCTTTCGTCAATAGCTTCTGATCTTGGAATATACATAGTTGGCGGCTCGATACCCGAAAAAGACGGCGAGAGCATATACAACACATCCTACATATTCGGAAGAAAAGGCGAGCTCCTGGGAAGGCACAGAAAGATTCATCTTTTCGACATAGACGTAAAGGGCAAGATAACCTTCAAGGAGTCGGACGTTCTCGGCAGGGGAGAAGACATTACCGTATTCGAGACGGAGTTTGGCAATGTGGGCGTGGCCATATGCTACGATATGAGATTCCCGGAGCTTATAAGGCTCATGGCCGTGGAAGGCGGCGCAAAGGTAGTCGTAATACCTGCGGCATTCAACATGACAACCGGCCCGGCCCACTGGGAGCTGACTGCAAGGGCAAGGGCCCTCGACAACCAGGTATATTTCGTGGCGGCATCCCCGGCAAGAAGCATGGAGTCCAGCTACACAGCTTACGGCCACTCTATGGTAACAACGCCTTGGGGTGAGGTTGCTGCTGAGGCGGACGAGAAGGAATGCATACTTTATTCCCAGATAGACACTGATTTTGTGGATAAAGTGAGAAGCGAGCTGCCGCTGCTTGCCCACAGGAGGACGGATTTGTACGCCATACATGACAAGAAAACTGGCGGCGAATACTAA
- a CDS encoding GspE/PulE family protein: MNNNVRLGDILLKFGKITAEELENALDVQKRLKKKLGEVLIELGYVTDSDIIEVLEHQLGIHHFELDNCYIEPSVPKLISEGYAIENQVIPVKLQGGELTVAMSDPFNIIAISQLERMLGFTVIPAIATKGELERAIQRYFSTQKVEKAVAEFRQEFSLIDRELEVNLNDDVTDAPIVRLVDSIIMQAVQNRASDIHIEPSPEGLRIRFRIDGELVEVMRPDINAHGSIVTRIKIMSKLNIAEKRVPQDGRIEVNDSRGSLDLRISTIPTIYGEKVVIRVLDNQSFLKTKDRLGLSGSNRDRFEELLRFKNGLLLVTGPTGSGKSTTLYAALADLNDSRKNIVTVEDPVEYRMSGINQIQVNPKTGLTFSTGLRSILRQDPDIIMIGEIRDTETAEIAIRAAITGHLVLSTLHTNDAASSISRLLDMDIKPYLVSSSLKGIVAQRLVRKVCQHCVEDYYPAQDELQLIGGDTEEFIGRALKRGRGCKYCNNTGYKGRISVYEILIIDNEIRKMIFDESKIEAIKEYARRSGMVTLQQSCRELILDGTTTTEEYMRVMYL, from the coding sequence ATGAACAATAATGTCAGGCTCGGAGACATACTCTTGAAGTTTGGAAAGATAACAGCTGAAGAGCTTGAAAATGCGCTGGATGTTCAAAAAAGACTAAAGAAAAAGCTTGGGGAAGTGCTAATAGAGCTTGGATACGTAACTGACAGTGACATAATAGAGGTGCTTGAGCATCAGCTGGGGATACATCACTTTGAGCTGGACAATTGCTACATAGAGCCGAGCGTTCCAAAGCTTATTAGCGAAGGCTACGCGATTGAAAACCAGGTCATTCCCGTAAAGCTGCAGGGCGGCGAACTCACCGTTGCCATGAGCGATCCTTTCAATATAATAGCGATAAGCCAGCTTGAGAGGATGCTTGGCTTCACTGTGATACCTGCAATTGCTACGAAGGGAGAGCTTGAAAGAGCCATTCAAAGATATTTCAGCACGCAGAAGGTCGAAAAGGCCGTGGCGGAGTTCAGGCAGGAATTCAGCCTTATAGACAGAGAGCTTGAAGTCAATCTGAATGACGATGTAACTGACGCTCCTATAGTGCGGCTTGTGGATTCCATAATAATGCAGGCTGTGCAAAACAGGGCAAGCGATATACATATAGAGCCTTCACCTGAAGGCCTCAGGATAAGATTTCGCATTGACGGAGAGCTGGTGGAAGTTATGCGTCCAGACATAAACGCGCACGGGTCGATAGTGACAAGGATAAAAATAATGTCCAAGCTCAACATAGCGGAAAAAAGAGTGCCGCAGGACGGCAGGATAGAGGTCAATGACAGCAGGGGAAGCCTTGATCTTAGAATTTCGACAATACCGACCATATATGGCGAGAAGGTTGTAATAAGAGTTCTCGACAACCAAAGCTTTTTAAAGACTAAAGACAGGCTCGGGCTTTCAGGCAGCAACAGGGACAGGTTCGAGGAGCTGCTCAGGTTCAAAAACGGCCTTCTGCTTGTGACGGGCCCAACGGGAAGCGGCAAGAGCACTACGCTATATGCGGCGCTTGCGGACCTTAACGATTCGAGGAAAAACATAGTCACGGTAGAGGACCCTGTGGAGTACAGGATGAGCGGCATAAACCAGATCCAGGTGAATCCAAAGACGGGGCTTACATTCTCAACAGGGCTAAGGTCCATACTAAGGCAGGATCCCGACATAATAATGATAGGAGAGATAAGGGACACTGAAACCGCTGAGATTGCAATAAGGGCCGCCATAACAGGGCACCTTGTGCTCTCGACGCTCCATACAAACGATGCGGCATCATCAATATCAAGGCTTCTGGACATGGATATAAAGCCGTATCTTGTTTCATCGTCATTAAAGGGCATAGTGGCCCAAAGGCTTGTAAGAAAGGTATGCCAGCACTGCGTGGAGGATTACTATCCTGCACAGGACGAGCTGCAGCTGATTGGTGGCGACACGGAGGAATTCATTGGTAGGGCCCTCAAAAGGGGCAGAGGCTGCAAATATTGCAACAACACAGGCTATAAAGGAAGGATTTCGGTCTACGAAATACTTATAATAGACAATGAAATAAGGAAGATGATATTCGACGAGAGCAAGATTGAGGCGATCAAGGAATACGCCCGCAGGAGCGGGATGGTGACTCTCCAGCAGAGCTGCAGGGAGCTCATACTCGATGGCACAACTACAACGGAAGAATATATGAGAGTAATGTACCTTTAG
- a CDS encoding type II secretion system F family protein, producing MESYIYEALGTNGKKLRGVIESNSEFEAVRKLQEKELYPISVKLQTMANKDIRLKIRKKIKIKDIAVMCRQFHAMLDSGISILECVDVLRKQTENKTLAQSLGNVYQKLQKGQTLSIAMKLEKSTYPEILINMIEAGETSGQMDIVMQRMAFHFEKENALTRKIKTAMTYPAIIVAVSFMVVCFLMVFVLPTFVDMFEGSGAQLPLLTRMLLKSGDIMSSYWYIVFASLMLAMLGAGKYITSLKGRYRLDMLKIAVPIVREMNIKIMASRFSRTLSTLLASGIPIIQAMGIVKKIMGNSVVSKGMDAVMNDIKRGEGLSRPLSEVKIFPPMLISMVRVGEESGTLSEMLSKSADYYDMEVEDSIARMTALLEPMLIVVMAVIIGTIVMAIVMPMFDMYQYLGS from the coding sequence TTGGAAAGCTACATATACGAGGCACTGGGCACCAATGGAAAGAAACTGCGCGGAGTCATAGAGTCAAACAGTGAGTTTGAAGCGGTAAGAAAGCTACAGGAAAAAGAGCTGTATCCAATAAGCGTCAAGCTCCAGACCATGGCCAACAAGGACATAAGGTTGAAAATAAGGAAAAAGATAAAAATAAAGGACATAGCGGTTATGTGCAGGCAGTTTCATGCCATGCTCGATTCGGGAATATCGATACTGGAATGCGTGGATGTCCTCAGAAAACAAACTGAGAACAAAACGCTCGCGCAGTCCCTTGGCAATGTCTATCAGAAGCTCCAAAAGGGTCAGACACTCTCCATTGCAATGAAGCTGGAAAAAAGCACTTACCCGGAAATCCTGATAAACATGATAGAGGCGGGAGAAACTTCCGGCCAGATGGACATAGTAATGCAAAGGATGGCGTTCCACTTTGAAAAGGAAAATGCGCTTACTAGAAAGATAAAGACAGCCATGACATACCCTGCGATAATAGTGGCGGTATCATTCATGGTGGTGTGCTTTCTAATGGTGTTCGTGCTGCCCACGTTTGTTGACATGTTCGAGGGCTCGGGAGCTCAGCTGCCGCTTTTGACAAGGATGCTTCTCAAAAGCGGAGATATAATGAGCAGTTACTGGTACATAGTGTTTGCTTCGCTCATGCTCGCCATGTTAGGAGCCGGGAAGTATATTACAAGCCTAAAAGGCAGGTACAGGCTGGACATGCTGAAGATAGCAGTGCCGATTGTCAGGGAAATGAACATTAAGATAATGGCATCGCGATTTTCAAGAACCCTGTCGACGTTGCTTGCAAGCGGCATACCGATAATACAGGCCATGGGGATAGTCAAGAAGATAATGGGCAACTCCGTGGTCTCCAAGGGCATGGATGCTGTGATGAACGATATAAAAAGGGGAGAAGGGCTTTCTCGGCCACTTTCCGAAGTCAAAATATTCCCTCCGATGCTCATATCCATGGTTAGGGTAGGCGAGGAGTCAGGAACACTCAGCGAAATGCTTTCGAAATCGGCGGACTACTACGACATGGAAGTCGAGGATTCAATAGCACGAATGACAGCCCTGCTCGAACCCATGCTTATAGTGGTAATGGCAGTTATAATAGGGACGATAGTAATGGCAATAGTAATGCCAATGTTCGATATGTATCAGTATCTGGGAAGTTAA
- a CDS encoding prepilin peptidase encodes MSNTDFISYSFIFILGLVIGSFLNVCIYRIPRDESIVFPPSRCPKCGRKLSMLENMPLFSYILQRGKCKGCQGSIAVRYPIVELLTGVSFVWLFSMLGPSAVFAKYSVMMCILLAVSFIDLEHKIIPDEIVVFSIGAGILLNIIARDVTLLSALIGFFSASGILLLMAIITKGAMGGGDIKLMAAMGIFIGNGPILLALFIGFMIGGLVSLILLIFKIKGRKDYIPFGPFLAAGVLISGLFFDEILIWYLM; translated from the coding sequence ATGTCTAATACAGATTTTATTTCATACAGTTTCATATTCATACTAGGACTTGTTATTGGAAGCTTTCTCAATGTATGCATATACAGGATTCCAAGGGACGAGTCCATAGTATTCCCTCCTTCGCGCTGCCCTAAATGCGGGAGGAAGCTTTCGATGCTTGAAAACATGCCGCTTTTTAGCTACATTCTGCAAAGGGGAAAATGCAAGGGATGCCAGGGGAGCATAGCTGTCAGGTATCCGATAGTGGAGCTGCTGACAGGCGTTTCATTTGTATGGCTTTTTTCGATGCTCGGACCTTCGGCTGTTTTTGCAAAGTATTCAGTGATGATGTGCATACTTCTTGCGGTATCGTTCATAGATCTTGAGCACAAGATAATACCCGATGAGATAGTGGTTTTTTCAATAGGGGCGGGGATATTGCTCAATATTATTGCAAGGGATGTGACACTCCTTTCGGCTCTCATAGGCTTCTTCAGCGCCAGCGGAATACTCTTGCTAATGGCAATAATAACAAAAGGCGCAATGGGCGGCGGTGACATAAAGCTCATGGCCGCCATGGGGATATTCATAGGAAACGGTCCTATACTTCTCGCTCTTTTCATTGGTTTTATGATAGGTGGATTAGTATCCCTTATACTTCTGATTTTCAAGATCAAGGGAAGGAAGGACTACATACCCTTTGGCCCGTTTCTTGCGGCAGGGGTTCTCATTTCAGGGCTTTTCTTCGATGAGATATTAATATGGTATCTGATGTAA
- a CDS encoding M18 family aminopeptidase yields MNIGNEERVFAQELIDFIYESPTPFHCASVCSRLLLESGFEKLELSGKWDLKEGGRYFVEKNSSAIIAFCINSADIEKNGFRIIASHSDSPAIKLKPSPEMSEQGAYYRLNTEIYGGPILNTWLDRPLGMAGRVTLKSDSPLRPKEALVDFKRPIAVIPNLAIHMNRDVNKGVELNRQTELAALLAVLEGQLPEAHKIKALLSGELAAQPEDILDFELSLYEYEKGCITGLEGEFISSSRLDNLSMVHAGIRALLDSKGSKGVSVKVVFDNEEVGSSTKQGADSPMLRNVLERIAISLSKGREDFIRATYSSFLISSDLAHALHPNRPEKSDSTNRPIINKGPVIKASANQKYTSDSHSAGVYEQICNAAEVEFQRFANRSDEPGGSTIGPISASQLDIPSVDVGSPVLAMHSIRELGGVKDHHMIYKSFVKFFEIE; encoded by the coding sequence ATGAACATAGGAAACGAAGAAAGAGTCTTTGCACAGGAGCTGATAGACTTCATATATGAAAGCCCCACCCCTTTCCACTGCGCCAGCGTGTGCAGCAGGCTTCTGCTTGAAAGCGGCTTTGAAAAGCTGGAGCTGAGCGGCAAATGGGATCTTAAAGAGGGCGGCAGGTATTTCGTGGAGAAAAATTCATCTGCAATTATAGCGTTTTGCATAAATTCAGCAGACATAGAAAAAAATGGCTTCAGGATAATAGCGTCGCACTCGGATTCTCCGGCGATAAAGCTGAAGCCTTCGCCCGAGATGTCCGAGCAGGGAGCATATTACAGGCTCAACACGGAGATTTACGGAGGGCCAATACTCAACACATGGCTTGACAGGCCGCTTGGAATGGCGGGAAGGGTGACGCTCAAATCAGACAGCCCTCTCAGGCCGAAAGAAGCTCTCGTTGATTTCAAAAGGCCCATAGCGGTAATACCGAATCTGGCCATACACATGAACAGGGATGTCAACAAGGGCGTTGAGCTCAACAGGCAGACAGAGCTGGCTGCGCTGCTGGCGGTGCTCGAGGGCCAGCTTCCGGAAGCACATAAGATAAAGGCGCTTCTATCAGGCGAGCTGGCGGCACAGCCTGAGGACATACTCGATTTTGAATTGTCGCTTTATGAATACGAAAAGGGCTGCATAACGGGGCTCGAGGGCGAGTTCATATCTTCATCGCGCCTTGACAATCTGTCGATGGTGCATGCCGGTATAAGGGCGCTTTTGGATTCCAAGGGTAGCAAAGGCGTAAGCGTGAAGGTGGTATTTGACAATGAGGAGGTGGGCTCCTCCACAAAGCAAGGAGCCGACAGCCCGATGCTGAGGAACGTGCTTGAGCGGATAGCCATCTCCCTTTCAAAAGGCAGGGAGGATTTTATCAGGGCGACTTACAGCTCTTTCCTGATATCCTCCGACCTGGCGCATGCGCTCCACCCGAACAGACCCGAAAAGAGCGACTCGACAAACAGGCCGATAATCAACAAGGGTCCAGTGATAAAGGCAAGCGCAAATCAAAAATACACTTCAGACAGCCATTCGGCAGGTGTGTACGAGCAGATATGCAATGCCGCGGAGGTGGAATTTCAAAGGTTTGCAAACAGGTCGGACGAACCTGGAGGCTCGACTATTGGGCCAATATCAGCGTCGCAGCTTGACATACCTTCGGTAGATGTAGGGAGTCCTGTGCTTGCAATGCATTCAATAAGGGAGCTGGGCGGCGTGAAGGATCACCACATGATATATAAAAGTTTCGTGAAATTCTTTGAAATTGAATAG
- a CDS encoding type II secretion system protein: MKTINKILKSKKGFTLIELVVVIAVLGMIAVVAVPKIAGITAKAKTASDGQTIAVLNEAVERYIAESGKDIPADNDTAEEVITFLSTQQESKYGPYIKKGNYTYDKDGNVELPSKEEKAAFSDGEFAKKK; this comes from the coding sequence ATGAAGACAATCAATAAAATCCTTAAAAGTAAAAAAGGCTTCACGCTTATAGAGCTTGTTGTTGTCATAGCAGTTCTTGGGATGATAGCTGTAGTGGCAGTGCCTAAGATTGCAGGCATAACAGCTAAGGCTAAGACTGCATCAGATGGACAGACGATTGCTGTTCTTAATGAGGCGGTAGAAAGATATATAGCTGAGAGTGGAAAGGATATACCTGCTGATAATGATACTGCAGAAGAAGTAATTACATTCTTATCTACACAACAGGAAAGCAAGTATGGTCCTTACATAAAAAAGGGAAACTATACTTATGATAAAGATGGGAATGTAGAACTTCCTTCAAAAGAAGAAAAAGCTGCATTTTCCGATGGAGAGTTTGCCAAGAAAAAATAA
- a CDS encoding type IV pilus twitching motility protein PilT produces MTLRELAKLIVELNASDLHLSVGVPPIVRIDGKLQRLEGHEPWTPSDIEEAAMEFLGERHIEMLKEKGETDLSYSEVGVGRFRVNVFRQRGSYCVAMRVVALKIPTIDELGLPTAVREFSGKKRGLVLVTGPTGSGKTTTLASMVDEINRSRSCHILTLEEPIEYLHRHKLSIVNQREIGSDSHTYKDALRAALRQDPDVILIGEMRDLETISIALTAAETGHLVLSTLHTMDSVSTIERIIDVFPPSQQNQIKVQLATVLQGVVSQQLVNRADGEGRVVATEIMACNSAIRNHIREGKTHQIMSVIQTGAKHSMHTMDSSLARLYREGTISYDDALSCAFDKEALTRYI; encoded by the coding sequence ATGACATTGAGAGAATTGGCAAAGTTGATTGTGGAACTAAACGCATCCGACCTTCACCTTAGCGTGGGAGTGCCGCCGATTGTGAGGATAGACGGAAAGCTTCAAAGGCTTGAGGGGCATGAACCATGGACGCCGTCAGACATAGAGGAAGCTGCCATGGAGTTCCTCGGCGAAAGGCATATAGAAATGCTCAAAGAAAAGGGCGAGACGGATCTTTCATATTCGGAGGTCGGAGTAGGAAGGTTCAGGGTCAACGTATTCAGGCAAAGGGGAAGCTACTGCGTGGCTATGAGGGTGGTAGCCCTTAAAATACCAACAATAGATGAGCTCGGGCTCCCTACGGCAGTCAGGGAGTTTTCAGGCAAAAAAAGAGGCCTTGTGCTTGTAACGGGACCTACAGGTTCAGGAAAAACGACGACGCTGGCTTCTATGGTCGATGAGATAAACAGGAGCAGGAGCTGTCACATACTTACGCTAGAGGAGCCGATAGAATATCTGCACAGGCATAAGCTGAGCATAGTCAATCAAAGGGAGATAGGCAGCGACAGCCATACATATAAGGATGCGCTAAGGGCTGCGCTTAGGCAGGATCCGGACGTGATCTTGATTGGAGAGATGAGGGATCTTGAGACGATTTCTATAGCGCTTACAGCTGCGGAAACAGGGCATCTGGTGCTTTCGACGCTCCATACAATGGATTCAGTGTCGACAATAGAAAGAATAATAGACGTATTTCCTCCGTCGCAGCAAAACCAAATAAAGGTTCAGCTGGCCACGGTCCTACAGGGCGTAGTTTCACAGCAGCTTGTAAACAGGGCTGACGGCGAGGGTCGGGTGGTGGCGACAGAAATTATGGCATGCAATTCGGCCATAAGAAATCATATAAGGGAAGGCAAGACGCACCAGATAATGAGCGTCATACAAACGGGTGCAAAGCATAGCATGCACACGATGGACAGTTCCCTGGCAAGGCTCTACAGGGAAGGGACCATAAGCTACGACGATGCGCTTAGCTGTGCATTTGACAAGGAAGCCCTTACACGATACATATAA
- the pcrA gene encoding DNA helicase PcrA, with protein sequence MNSEIEKRYSHLNEMQKKAVMTAEGPLLILAGAGSGKTTVLVNRIHYILATREIFPSNILAITFTNKAAREMKERVEKLLGENADGIWIGTFHSCCVRMLRRDIEKLGYARSFVIYDRADQLILLKDTIKELNINEKLYEPKMVINHISDAKDKLITPEEFGGIYKDDFKMSKIVDIYKLYQKKLKENNALDFDDIIVKTVELFENHPDVLNFYQRKFRYVMVDEYQDTNKAQYKLISLLSAHHRNLCAVGDDDQSIYGWRGADISNILNFEQEFEDATVVKLEQNYRSTSVILDSANHVIKNNMERKLKRLWTQQDGGDHIKIFKAGDEREEGDFIARQIKDLVDKNERSNSDFAVLYRTNAQSRAIEEALMRQNVSYKIYGGMKFYDRKEIKDIIAYLRLIQNPLDNISLKRIINVPKRGIGAKTLDKLEEVSLERENSIYSVLLELEHADYVSTRSKSKLNDFITHIGAFMAMKEVMNVSELIEKVLENTGYISELKAENTVESQTRIENLREFISSAIEFEQISEEKDLETFLASISLVADIDAMDDDEEYVSLMTLHSAKGLEFNTVFIAGMEEGIFPTNRAILDETQLEEERRLCYVGITRAKENLYMTYAHERTIYGRRNYGVSSRFINELPKDLTESLNVAARNDKRQAKSNRNKMDESIKQNFALDAASFGVYSSKSVLDDTSKAGIDNSDVSLGSKIVHPRFGSGTVVSKDGSNVTIAFENKGVKTINLEYIKLELA encoded by the coding sequence ATGAATAGCGAAATAGAAAAAAGATATTCACATCTCAACGAAATGCAAAAAAAGGCGGTAATGACAGCGGAGGGTCCACTGCTGATACTTGCTGGCGCAGGCTCGGGCAAGACCACGGTGCTTGTAAACAGGATACACTACATCCTCGCTACGAGGGAGATTTTTCCATCCAACATACTCGCCATAACCTTCACAAACAAGGCGGCAAGGGAGATGAAGGAAAGGGTGGAAAAGCTGCTTGGAGAGAATGCTGATGGCATATGGATAGGCACCTTCCACTCATGCTGCGTAAGGATGCTAAGAAGGGACATAGAAAAACTCGGCTATGCCAGATCGTTTGTAATATATGACAGGGCTGACCAGCTCATACTCCTAAAGGACACCATAAAGGAGCTCAACATAAACGAAAAGCTGTACGAGCCCAAAATGGTAATAAACCACATATCAGACGCCAAGGACAAGCTCATAACGCCGGAAGAGTTTGGCGGCATATATAAAGATGATTTCAAAATGTCAAAGATAGTAGACATATACAAGCTATACCAGAAAAAGCTAAAGGAAAACAACGCGCTTGATTTTGACGACATAATAGTCAAGACTGTCGAGCTGTTCGAAAACCATCCTGACGTTTTGAATTTCTACCAGAGGAAGTTCAGGTATGTCATGGTGGACGAGTATCAGGACACCAACAAGGCTCAATACAAGCTCATAAGCCTCCTTTCCGCGCACCACAGGAATCTTTGCGCAGTGGGCGATGACGACCAGTCCATATACGGCTGGAGGGGTGCCGACATATCAAACATACTCAATTTCGAGCAGGAGTTCGAGGATGCGACGGTAGTAAAGCTTGAGCAGAACTACAGGTCGACCTCGGTAATACTCGATTCGGCAAATCATGTCATAAAAAACAACATGGAAAGAAAGCTAAAGCGCCTTTGGACACAACAGGACGGCGGTGACCATATAAAGATTTTCAAGGCTGGAGATGAGAGGGAGGAAGGCGACTTCATAGCCCGCCAGATAAAGGATCTCGTGGACAAAAATGAAAGGAGCAACAGCGATTTTGCAGTGCTCTACAGGACTAATGCGCAGTCGAGGGCGATAGAGGAAGCTCTCATGAGGCAGAATGTGTCCTACAAGATCTACGGGGGCATGAAATTCTACGACAGGAAAGAAATAAAGGACATAATCGCATACCTTAGGCTTATACAAAACCCTCTGGACAACATAAGCCTCAAGAGGATAATAAACGTTCCCAAAAGGGGTATAGGGGCCAAGACTTTAGACAAGCTTGAGGAGGTTTCGCTTGAGAGGGAAAACAGCATATACTCAGTGCTGCTTGAACTGGAGCACGCCGACTATGTATCCACAAGGAGCAAGTCGAAGCTGAATGATTTCATTACGCATATAGGCGCCTTCATGGCAATGAAGGAGGTTATGAACGTATCGGAGCTTATTGAGAAGGTCCTTGAAAATACGGGCTATATTTCGGAGCTCAAGGCTGAGAACACTGTAGAGAGTCAAACCAGGATTGAAAACCTCAGGGAGTTCATATCAAGCGCAATTGAATTCGAGCAGATAAGCGAGGAAAAGGACCTTGAGACATTCCTGGCGTCAATTTCGCTGGTTGCAGACATAGATGCCATGGACGACGATGAGGAGTATGTTTCGCTCATGACGCTTCACAGCGCCAAGGGTCTTGAATTCAATACGGTTTTCATTGCGGGTATGGAGGAAGGCATATTCCCTACAAACCGCGCGATACTCGACGAGACTCAGCTTGAGGAGGAGAGAAGGCTCTGCTACGTGGGAATAACAAGGGCCAAGGAGAATCTCTACATGACTTATGCTCACGAGAGGACAATATACGGCAGGAGAAACTATGGAGTCAGCTCCAGGTTTATAAACGAGCTGCCAAAGGATCTTACTGAAAGCCTCAACGTGGCAGCCAGAAACGACAAGAGGCAGGCCAAGTCAAACAGGAACAAGATGGATGAGAGCATAAAGCAGAATTTTGCGCTTGACGCTGCAAGCTTCGGGGTTTATTCGTCGAAAAGCGTACTGGACGACACGTCCAAGGCTGGCATCGACAACAGCGACGTAAGCCTTGGAAGCAAGATAGTCCATCCGAGGTTCGGAAGCGGAACTGTAGTTTCAAAAGACGGCAGCAACGTCACGATAGCCTTCGAAAACAAGGGAGTCAAGACAATAAATCTCGAATATATAAAGCTGGAGCTTGCATAG